The proteins below come from a single Alligator mississippiensis isolate rAllMis1 chromosome 2, rAllMis1, whole genome shotgun sequence genomic window:
- the LOC132248665 gene encoding olfactory receptor 10V1-like: MAGENQTMPIQFRFCPFSNVHEVQLLIFVILLLMYLISLCGNSAVTLVVCTECSLHTPMYFFLANLAAMEMCYSSVIAPLALANLLSGRKATISLAGCSTQMFFFIFLGGAGSTLLAIMAFDRYVAICHPLRYTLIMSWKVCARLVAASLVLGFLLALQFTILLFHLPFCGTNNINHFYCDVLPVLQLACADTKIHQAAVFAVCIIILAIPFLLICISYIFIVDAILKIRSSAGRHRAFSTCSSHLTVVLLQYGCCSFIYLRPSSSYSPQQGRVVSVVYTFVTPVLNPLIYSMRNKELKDVLSRVLGRRYVK, from the coding sequence ATGGCGGGTGAAAATCAGACCATGCCAATACAATTCCGCTTCTGTCCCTTTTCAAACGTTCATGAGGTGCAGCTGCTGATTTTTGTGATCCTTCTGCTCATGTACCTGATCAGCCTCTGTGGAAATTCTGCTGTCACTCTCGTTGTCTGCACCGAATGttccctccacacccccatgtatttcttcctggcCAACCTAGCAGCAATGGAGATGTGCTACTCCTCTGTCATTGCCCCCTTAGCCCTGGCCAACCTCCTATCAGGGAGGAAGGCCACCATTTCCCTTGCTGGCTGTAGCACCCAGAtgtttttcttcatcttcttgggtggggctggcagcacacTCCTGGCCATCATGGCATTTGATCGTTATGTAGCCATCTGCCACCCGCTGCGTTACACCCTCATCATGAGCTGGAAAGTCTGTGCGCGCCTTGTGGCTGCatccctggtgctggggttcctGCTGGCCCTGCAGTTTACTATTTTGCTGTTCCACCTGCCTTTCTGTGGTACTAACAATATCAACCACTTCTACTGTGATGtactgcctgtgctgcagctggcatgTGCTGACACAAAGATCCACCAGGCAGCAGTTTTTGCAGTCTGTATCATAATCCTGGCCATTCCCTTCCTGCTCATCTGCATCTCTTATATCTTCATTGTGGATGCCATCCTGAAAATCCGCTCTTCAGCCGGCCGACACCGggccttctccacctgctcctcccacctgacCGTTGTCCTCCTGCAGTACGGCTGCTGCAGCTTCATCTACCTGCGCCCCAGCTCCAGCTACTCCCCACAACAAGGCCGGGTGGTGTCCGTGGTCTACACCTTTGTGACTCCTGTGCTGAATCCTCTGATCTatagcatgaggaacaaggagctGAAGGATGTCCTGAGCAGAGTGCTAGGGAGGAGATATGTCAAATAA